ACCAACGTGCCCGTCCGGACGTTCGGCGCGGATCGCGACGCCTATGAGGAGAGCTGGCAGATCGCCGGCGGGGTCAAGTTCGATTCCGGCCCCAACCATCTGTCGATCGACGCCGCCTATACCCGCGGCAACGGCCAGCTCTATTATACCGAGCTCAACCTCGACACGACCGCGCCGCGCGTCGATTTCGACGTGACGACCTTGCCGGGATCGGCGCGGGTGAGCGGGGTCGACCTCACCAGCCTCAACAGCTTCGTGGTTGCCGGCCTCGCCCGCAACATCAACCTGTCGGAGACCGAATCGAAGCAGCTTCGCACCGATGCCTGGTTCGAGATCGACAGCAATTTCCTGAAGTCGATGCATTTCGGCATTCGCTGGACCGACGCGGACGTGAAGCAGGACCAGCTCCGCTTCTCGCAGACGCCGAGCGCGGGCGGGGTTCCGCTGCAGGCATCGGCCTATAGCGACCTGTTCATCCTCAACCCGCTCAACCAGATGTTCGGCGGGACCGACCTGATCGAGCAGAATTTCTACGCCGCCAATCACGAGCTGCTCGACGGCGACGGGTTCGACGCGGTGCGCACGCGGCTGGGGCTGACCACTCCGGCGACGTTCAACCCGCTGTTCGGCTACCAGATCGGCGAGAGCACGCTCGCCGGCTATGTGATGGGCAAGTTCGAAGTCGACGGACCGATCCGTGTCGACGGCAATATCGGTACGCGCATCATCCGCACCAACCTCAACGTCAACGGCACGCGCGCATTGTTCACCCAGCGGCCGGGCACCGGCACCGGGCCCGGCAACCCGCCGGTGTTCGACCAGACCGGCTACGCGCCGGTGCAGATCGACTCGCAATATGTGAGCGTGCTGCCGAGCGCGAATATCCGTGTCCGCTTTACCGACACGCTGCAGCTGCGCCTCGCCGCGGCCAAGACGCTGACCCGGCCCGGCTTCAGCAGCCTGTCGCCGACGCTGTCGCTGGTGCCGGGCCAGCGCACCGGCTCGGCGGGCAATCCGGACCTGCGGCCGCTGCGCGCCAATCAGCTCGACGCCAGCCTCGAATATTATCCGTCGAGCACGACCTCACTCTACCTTGCGGGTTTCTATCGCGAGATCGAGGACTTCCTGGTCACGCGCACCAGCCCGCAGACGATCGACGGGATCGACTACAGCATCAGCCGCCCGACCAACGAGCTGGCCGGCAAGATCAAGGGGTTCGAGGTCGGCGGCCAGACCTTCTTCGATTTCCTGCCGGGGCTACTCAGCGGGTTCGGCGTCCAGGCCAACTACACCTTCGTCGACAGCAAGACCGATACATCCGTCGCCGGCCTGCAGACGCCGATCGCCAATCTCTCGAAGCACAGCTTCAACACCAGCCTGATCTACGAGAAGGGCGGGCTCTCCGCGCGGCTCGCCTATAACTGGCGTGACAAATTCTATTCGAGCCTGCTGAGCAACGATATCGTCACCAACGTGCCGGTCTATACCCGCGCGCGCGACTGGCTCGATGCGTCGATCGGCTACGACATCACCGACAAGATCACGGTGACGATCGAAGGCGGCAACCTGCTGCGCTCCAAGACCCGCACCTATTTCGGCGTGCCGACGCGGCCGGGCAATTACGAGCAGGATTCAAGAACGATCATGGCCGGTGTCCGCTTCACGCTCTGAGCTCCCCCTCCTCCCCGCCGCTTCGGCGGCGGGGAAATTTTTGGGGATCACGCGCCGTACCGCGCTTGCCGGACTGTGCGCGAGCGCGGTCGCGGGTCCTGTCCTGGCACGTGAGCGGGAAGTAGACCTCGCGCCGTTCCGCACGCCCCACAAGCTCGGCCGGCTGATCGTGACCAGGTCCGACGATCCGGCGGCGTTCGACAGCAAGTTCGTCGACGCGCCGCTCGTCGTCCGCGGGCCTGATCGCTTCTACATGACCTTCTACGGGTTCGACGGCACCGGCTATCAGACCGGCATTGCCGAGAGCGAAGACCTCGTCACCTGGAAGAAGCGCGGGATCGCGCTCGCCCGCGACCCGAGCTCGCCGATCACGCGCTACAACATCGCCATGTCCTCGATCCTGCGCGAGCCGGGGCTGCGCTCGGCCGGGCGGCCGCTCAAGGTGAAGGGGCGCTATCTCGCGAGCTGGAACGCCTATCCCAGCCCGGGCATGGAGGAAGGGCCCGCGGTGATCGGGCTCGCCTGGAGCGACGACCTGATCCGCTGGGAGCGCGACGACACGCCGATCCTGCGGCCCGAGGACGGCGTCGAATGGGAGCGCGGCGGGCTCTACAAATCCTGCCTGACGCGCGACGGCGACACCTTCTATCTCTACT
This is a stretch of genomic DNA from Sphingomonas sp. BT-65. It encodes these proteins:
- a CDS encoding TonB-dependent receptor; the encoded protein is MHILSNLLAGAAGCAIVAAMPASAQDGAGAPPAPADSSAQEAGEGEIIVTGIRGSLQSAQSLKRNADQVVDSIVAEDIGKLPDVNVTEALQRVSGIQVGRDRGEGSGITIRGLSQVTSTFNGRSGGSGRGVDLENIPAELIARVDVYKTPSADLVEGGIGGLINVVTRKPLDKPGFTLSGSARGRYSDLPDKVDPMFSALVSNTWEVGDGEFGILVAGSFQQRAFESHVVNVGAPVGQPNIGAGVASLSEQYQPVINADRRRIGIDAVIQYKPNPELEFYLQGTYQDAQQLQQQYGVYLRSLRNRTFDPASVEYFDGTNDVSRIAFTNVPVRTFGADRDAYEESWQIAGGVKFDSGPNHLSIDAAYTRGNGQLYYTELNLDTTAPRVDFDVTTLPGSARVSGVDLTSLNSFVVAGLARNINLSETESKQLRTDAWFEIDSNFLKSMHFGIRWTDADVKQDQLRFSQTPSAGGVPLQASAYSDLFILNPLNQMFGGTDLIEQNFYAANHELLDGDGFDAVRTRLGLTTPATFNPLFGYQIGESTLAGYVMGKFEVDGPIRVDGNIGTRIIRTNLNVNGTRALFTQRPGTGTGPGNPPVFDQTGYAPVQIDSQYVSVLPSANIRVRFTDTLQLRLAAAKTLTRPGFSSLSPTLSLVPGQRTGSAGNPDLRPLRANQLDASLEYYPSSTTSLYLAGFYREIEDFLVTRTSPQTIDGIDYSISRPTNELAGKIKGFEVGGQTFFDFLPGLLSGFGVQANYTFVDSKTDTSVAGLQTPIANLSKHSFNTSLIYEKGGLSARLAYNWRDKFYSSLLSNDIVTNVPVYTRARDWLDASIGYDITDKITVTIEGGNLLRSKTRTYFGVPTRPGNYEQDSRTIMAGVRFTL